A stretch of the Lactuca sativa cultivar Salinas chromosome 9, Lsat_Salinas_v11, whole genome shotgun sequence genome encodes the following:
- the LOC128128746 gene encoding protein disulfide isomerase-like 2-3 gives MNRSASVLIFISFFFLSFTGNLNLVDAGDTASIILNSGNFEQSVMQSKDVWFVLFGNPRCPNVKRLKPEWDKASKALEGKVKCGEVDCDAEKDIQAKFGVTRFPTVFAFGPDKSAAPTKVTLYIEGTAAALEKDGLSYYEKAQGCKMDF, from the exons ATGAATCGTTCGGCAAGTGTGTTGATCtttatttctttcttctttttatcaTTCACCGGAAATTTAAATCTCGTTGACGCCGGTGATACAGCCTCAATTATATTGAATTCAGGAAATTTTGAACAATCGGTTATGCAAAGTAAAGATGTTTGGTTTGTCTTGTTCGGAAATCCTCG gtGTCCAAATGTTAAACGACTTAAACCTGAGTGGGACAAGGCTTCAAAGGCTTTGGAAGGAAAGGTCAAGTGTGGTGAAGTTGACTGTGATGCGGAAAAA GATATACAAGCAAAGTTTGGTGTAACTAGGTTCCCAACTGTTTTTGCATTTGGTCCAGATAAAAGTGCAGCTCCCACCAAAGTAACTTTATATATTGAAGGAACTGCAGCTGCACTTGAAAAGGATGGCCTGTCTTACTATGAGAAAGCGCAGGGATGTAAAATGGACTTTTGA